In Plasmodium brasilianum strain Bolivian I chromosome 12, whole genome shotgun sequence, the genomic window ttaaaaaatatacgtgAATATACATAGACATGTTATACATTTacgtgcacatatatatttttacacttAATTTTAGTCTGTTCTCTGAACAATACACATTCGATTAAATTGCCATTTCATCTGTCTACTATGCAGTCTGTCTGTTATTCTTGTATGTATATCTCTTTGCATgcttgtttttcatttttttttttttttttttaataaaataattcctTACGCATCAACAGTACATGTCTTACTAATTGCACACAAACTTTTTCACTCCAACGTGTTGTTATTGTAAcataatttgtaaatttttttaatccttTCGCTCATGGATATaggtgtatacatatatacctacacatatatatgcacattccatatatatatatgtaacatatatgcacacacatatatatgcacattccatatatatatatatgtaccatatatgcataaacatatatatatatacatgttaaataagacaaaaaaaaaaaaaaaacttcaCAAAAATATAGCCACTACATGCATTTTAATAAACCCCATGAACttacattaaaaatacacATTTATTCCGTTTcgtgtacataaaaatatacaaggTTGTAACGACGGCATTATATGGGATGgatgcacatatacatatgcatataaacatacatacacatatgcatatacgtgtacatacatataagcaCATTAATGTGCATGCAAAAAAGTAGAGTAAAATAAcagtttttcatttatttttccctctcattcttttctttcatttttcactctcatttttttctttcatttttttgtaaatatagaAGCTATGAAGTTGTTCGAGAATAAATGTTATTTAGTTGTTGTGCTTATTCTATACATTAGTACATTGTTGAATGGTAATGGTTCCATTGTGGATGAAGTAAAATACAGTGAACAAGTATGTAATGAACAGGTGGATTTATACTTATTAGTAGATGGATCGGGAAGTATAGGAGAAGAAAACTGGAAATCTAAGATAATGCCAATGCTCTTTggtatgataaaaaatttaaatatttcaaaagaTGCCATTAATCTCTCTGTGAATCTTTTTGGTAACACTTCTAAAGAACTTATTAGATTAGGTAGTAGTGAATCTATTAATAGATTAAAGGCATTAAATGTACTAGCTCAGTTTAAAAGATATCGCCCCAGTGGAACTACTAACATGTCCGCTGCCTTAACAGATGTGCTTTTACATCTTAAGGATAGAGTTAATAGAAGTGAGGCTGTACAACTAGTTGTAATTATAACTGATGGAGTTCCAAATTACAAATTTCGTGTTGTAAATTTAGTAGGGGacttaagaaaaaaaaatgtcaaGTTTGCAATCGTTGGTGTTGGTAATGGTATTGATAATGAATTCAATAAACTGTTAGCTGGTTGTCCTCCAAGAGTACGTGAATGTAATTTATATGCACAAGCTTCTTGGAGTAATGCAGTAAACATTATGAAACCTTTTctacaaaaaatatgtaatgaGGTAGAAAAAACTGCGCAATGTGGCCCATGGGGAGAATGGTCCTCTTGTTCTGTTACTTGTGGAAAGGGAACCAAACATAGATCAAGGGATATATTACATGCAGGATGTACAAGTGAAATGACTGAATCATGTGATAATGGTGATTGTCCTGTTGTACCTCCAGTCGCACCTGTTCTCCCTCCAAATATACGAGATATTAATAGACCAGGTGGAAacgatgatgatgatgatcaTCCAAATTTTAGGAAGGGTTTAGATGTCCCAGAAGAAGATGAAGTTGCTCCACCAGAGGATAGACCAGAGGATAGACCAGAGGATAGACCAGAGGATAGACCAGAGGATAGACCAGAGGATAGACCAGAGGATAGACCAGAGGATAGACCAGAGAATAGACCAGAGGATAGACCAGAGAATAGACCAGAGGATAGACCAGAGAATAGTCCAGAGGATAGACCAGAGAATAGTCCAGAGGATAGACCAGAGGATAGACCACCACGTCGAGGTGATGTATTCGATGTAAATCCTGATGAACCAAATTCAGAAAGTAAAGATAAACTTTTACCTAGTGATAaagaagatgaagaaaaCAAGAATAATTCTAATTTACCAGAAGGACTGGAGGAACGACCTCAAGAGGGAGAATCCTTACCAGTTGAACCAGAAGGTAACGAAAATGTAGAAGATAATTTCCCACAAGCTCCAAATGATTTACCAGGAAAACAAAGACAACCAGATATTCTCAATCCAGATGGAGGCCCAAATTTTGGAAATAATGAACATCCAGGTTCCCCTTCTAATAATGATTATTCTGGAAAAGCTTATACCCGTATCCCCAGTCCAAtagataatgaaaaaaatagaagtaACTATAATCATAATTATTCAAAGAGTCCAAATAATAATGGTCCAGAAGATCGAGTTGCAAGACCACATAAAGTAGACACTAATACAGAGTCACCTAGGGATTCTTATAATGCCAATCCTGAATATGATGAAACACGTGAAAGTccaaattatgaacaaagaGAAGATAATGGAAAACGGAgctcaaataataataataaaattgctGGAGGTATTATTGGAGGTTTAGCTTTAATAGGATGTGCTGGATTTGCTTACAACTTTATTTCCCATGGTGCTGCATCTGGATTAACACCTGAAAATACACCTTTCGATGATGCAGTTCCAGAGGAAGATAAGGATCTTACTGAGAATGACCAATTCAAACTACCAGAAGATAACGACTGGAATTAATTGAAGCCAGTACTCAGTACtgtaatgtatgtatgcaaatAAGAACCTCCTCGGAAAGGGAAAAACAGTCGCACGGGCACGAACAAGTGCGCATGTGAAAATATATGTCCCAACATGTGCGTTCTACTTACATTTATAAGTACATGCATCCGTATGTGCATTCccgcatacatatacatacatatgtatgtatgtgcggGTACATATTTATGCGATGTGGGCACATTCGCATGTAGACATAACAAAATACGGAATATTTATTCCCCTCGATAATACAATATCGTAAAACACTGTTCTTGCTAGTTGAATTGTtcctgtatttttttatttaatcctccctttatttgtttattcccTTATTACTCTATTCCTTTATTCGTTTAtcccttttatatatatatatatatatatttttttttttttttttcttttttttttgtccatTCATTTTAGCTTTCATTtatgcttttattatttttaattaaatttcaCTAATATCCTGTGTTATAATTTTGCCATCATTTGTGattaactatatttttagtaGAATAACAAGAACTTATAAacaagtaaaattaaatattatttacccatcatttttttaatcctCAAAAGATAAGGTAGATAGATGTGATTTTTCATAATTGCACATGCTAGCAcacaataatgaaaaaattgtttgTTGTGGTAATTAAGGGGTTTTCATATAAGGGTTCCTTGTGAATTTGcttatacatatagataCAGATACATAAGGATATACTTGTGAATTTGcttatacatatagataCAGATACATAAGGATATACTTGTGAATTTGcttatacatatagataCAGATACATAAGGATATACTTGTGAATTTGcttatacatatagataCAGATACATAAGGATATACTTGTGAATTTACAGATAAATAGAGATACATATACAATGTGGATATACTTGTGAATTTACTGataaatatacatgcatatatatatacttgtgAATTTACTTACACGTATTTACACACGTGCATATATCTATGCATGGTAGTAAATCGAATTTCCAAGCAGTACATAAACTCAGCGGGCAATGAAACTAAGGCATCGCTCCGCTCTTAAACACATTTTACAATTGTAAACgcatagaaaaaaaaaaaaaaaaaaaaaaaaaaaaataaataataataataataaaatataaagcataAAGGGTATGAAAAGATTAAAAAGGGGAGtaatcaaaataaatgatactttaaaaaaaggatgattcgaaaaaaaaaaaaaaaaaaaaaaaaactcatCAACAAAGTTAACAATGTCAACAACACGCATAAACTATATTCAATTCATCCGTATCAGGTGGGAAATCCAATTAAATTTCACGGGTCCTTGTTTTCTTAAAATCAATTGTACATAAAAGTGACGAATGTACAATATGACAAGAATCTTCTGAGTTTGTCCGAATGGGGAAAAAGTTTTACATGGTAATAAAATCCACAAAATGCGCATAacgttttatatatttaagacGAAAAAATAGATTCAAAAATGAACTGCGGAATGTTCAGGAAACTGTCACATAAGGTTGGAGTGCTATCCTTTTCCAAATTTGCATTACCCTTATACacatttgaaatatttaatttgtcATAAACACATTTAGaaaattcataattataaatttgaaaattcgTATTTAAGTCTTCATTTATTATCTGATCTGTGTAAAAATCtagataaaatattttaaatttgttcATTAGTTCAGTGAATTCTTCACGCTCCTTACTgctaaaaatgttttttactcttattttattttccttcattttgcaaaaaaaacaaaatctattttttttttttaaatcgttattaaaatttattctattctttaaaacataaatttcatttttgcaattttcATCTCCTATCTCGCTATTGTTGGCTTGTACCCAGTTTTTCTTCGGGACGTACAAATTTATTAACTCATTTTTGCTCAAAACATCTTcgttatttattcttattaacTTGGAGTatcgtatatataaatccTTTAACTCTTCCACGTTTCGATAACTCTCACCTCCATTTTTTCTATCTTTCTTTTtcgaacaaaaaaaaaaatggtacaATTTGTAACAAATGTGCATTTCGTTCGCGTGCAAAAAGGACGGATCACACATGACGAACGGGAAAGCACGGGTAATCTGCATGCTCCTTCGGCTACTATCACCACTACTGCTACGACTATGAACACCGCTTCCCCCTCTCCCTCCCCCTTCTTCAACTTCCGAGGTGCATTCATCATATAATTTCTTATGCTGCCAACTCGCATAAACATTCTCTACAGAGCTGTCCGAGTAACTATCGTCCGGAACATGACTGAACATTTTCTTATCTCCTCTATCCGCAGAAAAAAAGGAGCCTTTTCCAGATATACTCCCCATTTCTATATTACGATGACCTCCTGTGTTTTTCGAAAAATCATTACAGAGTGAacttacttcttttttttttttctgatatatactatttacattattttgaaaGAAAGCTCcctcaaaattattttttggtaCATATAACTCCTTAATTCGTTTTTCGAATTCTCTCTGctctttcattttaattaaaataatgtgGTTCTTATaggataaaatatttatgtattcattttcattccgttcattattatcattattatcatttccAATATTCTTTCTGATCTCTTCAAAAATATCGGGCAATTTTGGGCCTATTTCCTTGCGTGCATTTTGTGCCTTTTGCACcacttttatatttccacctttagtattttctttttttctcaacTCCTGTCCATTTTCATTCGTCTTGCTTAATTTATCATTACAATACCTTACTGATGGTAAACTTcctttattttcaatatcttcttctttatttttgtaaatataccTTGGTGGAATATCATACTTCTCACGAGGTGTAGCAGCCGACGATAAATCAGGTAAATGTTgggataaatttttttcctcacTTCTCCAAGAACTttctttcttattattattctttattttaagaTCAACTCCAATTGGTATACCATCaatataattgttatttCTCAGTAATGTATATGAAATACTTTCATTAAAAAAGGTAAAGCTAATGTTATCTGTAAAATTTTTGTCATCTGCAAAATTCTCATTGGTCACTATgtcttcatatatattatcttcatcatctatataatcatatatgCTCTTTTTAACTACTTTCTTACTTTTGTATATACTTGATACGTAATTACACGGTTTGAATTCTTCCTCTTTATTACCACTTTTCTtgcttctttttccttttctctttttatccGATGCAactaaatttttgtaaaaaacataaaaatcgTATTCATCAAAatgttttctctttttactAAACTCTTTTCTTATTTCAGACACATCCAGATTTGTAATTCTTGTTCCTAGAAAGTCGgacatcttttttttttcctcatcaATCATATGCCaatgatttatatatattcacgaTGCGGATAAATGAGGAAAAGGGGTAGAGGGGGTAGGGACATAATTTATGAGAGCGTTTTCATTAGCATATACCCTCATGGCTAGCTATTACATAAATGCA contains:
- a CDS encoding hypothetical protein (conserved Plasmodium protein); translated protein: MIDEEKKKMSDFLGTRITNLDVSEIRKEFSKKRKHFDEYDFYVFYKNLVASDKKRKGKRSKKSGNKEEEFKPCNYVSSIYKSKKVVKKSIYDYIDDEDNIYEDIVTNENFADDKNFTDNISFTFFNESISYTLLRNNNYIDGIPIGVDLKIKNNNKKESSWRSEEKNLSQHLPDLSSAATPREKYDIPPRYIYKNKEEDIENKGSLPSVRYCNDKLSKTNENGQELRKKENTKGGNIKVVQKAQNARKEIGPKLPDIFEEIRKNIGNDNNDNNERNENEYINILSYKNHIILIKMKEQREFEKRIKELYVPKNNFEGAFFQNNVNSIYQKKKKEVSSLCNDFSKNTGGHRNIEMGSISGKGSFFSADRGDKKMFSHVPDDSYSDSSVENVYASWQHKKLYDECTSEVEEGGGRGGSGVHSRSSSGDSSRRSMQITRAFPFVMCDPSFLHANEMHICYKLYHFFFCSKKKDRKNGGESYRNVEELKDLYIRYSKLIRINNEDVLSKNELINLYVPKKNWVQANNSEIGDENCKNEIYVLKNRINFNNDLKKKNRFCFFCKMKENKIRVKNIFSSKEREEFTELMNKFKIFYLDFYTDQIINEDLNTNFQIYNYEFSKCVYDKLNISNVYKGNANLEKDSTPTLCDSFLNIPQFIFESIFSS